The Lewinellaceae bacterium DNA window GACCCAGTAAATTTGTCAGGACGGCTTCGTGAATGATGACACGCTGATCATTGCGGATCCATAATCGTCCATTATTTGGATTCGGATACAACGTAATATTTTGTTCCAGCCATGATTGCCTTGCGGATGTACCGGTAATGAGGAAGTCATCGGAGGTGATTTTACATCCGGTATCGTCCTGTGCTTTCATATGATACCGGCCGGCTGCCAGACTATCCAGGATCAGTGAAGTGTCAGCAAGGGCTATTTCTTCCTTAAACCACTGAAATTCGTAGGGCGCGGAACCTCCGTCCAGATGAACGGCGAGATAACCACCGGCTGGCGACTCTGCTCTAATACTATCCAAAACAACCTGAAATGCTGAGCTGTCGAGCACAATGGTATCCCGGAAAAAGCAACCGGTAGTGTCCGCACTGAATGCGATGTAGCTTCCTCCCGGTATATTCTTGAGGGTATCACCGGTCTGTCCATTGCCCCAGATGGTAGAAATCGTTGTGGCAGCATCCGGAAAATCAATGGCTATGGATCCGTCAGTCCGCCCGGAACAACTTGGAGGTGTCAAGTCTGCTACTAAAGTCGGTCGCTGAATGAATATGGGAAGAACTCCCAGGCTGGCATTTCCTGAGAAGTCAATGACCTGGTAGACATCCAGGTTCATGCCAACGGTAAAGCTTCCGTCGGGACCGGTGCCCTGAAGCAGAAATACGGTGTCTACACCACAATTATCCTGAGTCAGGATTTGCGGATAGTTCAGACCGGTACACCGATTTGCCGTTAAAGTATCAAATGGCTGAATCACCGGTTTGATGGTATCCATTACGACGATGGTAATGGAATCATTCAAGGAGTTTCCGGCTAGGTCCCTGGCCGTAAGTGCTACTTGCTGACTTCCCAGTTCCGAACAGGAAAAAGTATTTTTTGACAGGGTTATCGTATCCAGACCACAATTATCAATGACCGCCTCCTGTAATTGAGCGAATGTTACCTGCGCAATTCCGTTGGCATCCAGATAAGCTTCTATACTGGGTGACAAAATGAACGGAAGGGTATTATCATCACCAAGGAGAACGAACGTGTCCTGACTGGTGCAGTTGTTGGCATCAAACACAGTCAGGATATACGTTCCTGCCGCCAGGCTGTCAGGTGTAGCTGTAGGAAGATCAGGGGACCAGTCCAGGCGATAGGGAGGAACACCTCCATTGATCGTAAATGATATACTACCGTCATTGGTGCCATCGCATTGTGGGTGTTTTAACCTAACGCTGTCCAGTGTGATCATTCCTGTAGACTGAATAATCACAGTGTCCCGGTAAGTGCAGGTTCCTTCATCCTCTGCAAACAGGGTATAAGTGCCGGGAGATAAATTCAGGATGGTAGGAGTTGTATCCCCATTAGACCAGCGAATGGTTACCTGACCGGTTGGATTGGGGAAAGTTACTGATATTGAACCGGAGTTACCGGTGCCACAATCAGGCTGGACAACGGAAATATTGCCCGCCAGGGGGCAGGTGCCCGAGCCAACGATAACCGAATCCTGTACCAGGCATCCCGAAAGGTCGCCGATCACAACCGTATAGGTGCCGGGAGCCAGCTGTCGGATGGTGTCGGTGTTTGCACCTGTATTCCAGACTATTAAATAAGGCGGTGTACCGCCAGACGGCGTTACATAGGCTATTCCGTCGTGGGCGCCAGGTGTGGACTCTGCTATAGATCCTGCATTGGTTTGGATGAATACATTGGCCTCAATGGTTAAGGGTAGGGTAGCAGCGCAATCGGCATGATCTACCACCAATACGATATAATCTCCGGCAGCCAGGTCATTCCGGATCCTGCTGGTATCCGCATCGGGCCACAGGAACTGATACGGCGGTGTTCCGCCTGATGCTCCCAATGTGGCACTGCCGTTATCCTGGCCATTGCACGCCACTCCGGTGACACTGATTATCTGGGGAACAAGGTTGGCAGGTTCCGTTATGGTAACCGTTTTGACTACCTGTGAAGTATCGCTATCAGTAACGGTCACCGTGTAATCTCCTGCAGGTAATGACTGAATATCCGGAGTAGTGGCTCCGTTAGACCACTGATAGGAGAGAGGAGCTGTCCCTCCCTGTACGAGCAGGGAAATCGCGCCCGTGCTATCACCGCCACACTGAACATTGGTAACATTGGCTATTTCCACACTTAATGGACCACCTTCGGTCAGGATCCTGCTGAGCTGGGTTTTCACCGCCAAATCACCAAGGACTGTACTGTCTCCATTTGCCAATATGGCCGTTGCGTAGAAGTTGACGGTGGCATTGGTTTGATTTTCCGGTGCAATCCAGGTGACACTCCATGTTACCACACTGTCGTTACCAAAATCGGTAGGGTGGATCACATTTTTAAAATAGGTGCGTAATAAGGTCCGGTCTGTAATGATACCGGAAACTCCGGTAGGTTGATTCAGTGTGCCAATGTCCTGGTTGTTCTGATCGAGCACCACCATTTCAAATCCGGCATACGCAGGATTCCCACGGAATTTCCGCACCTCGATGTTTACTTTGTATTCCTGCCCTGCATACAATTGATCTGGTATACCGGTGAGCTGCACCTGGCCGGCGAAGTTGGCATTTGCCGGGGCGTGGCATGAGGCGCAGGTTCCTTCTCCGGGAGCTCCGGTATATCCGTTGTCCGGGGCAACGTACTGGTTGGTGAAAAGAGCAATCAGGGTGATCGTAGCAAAAAGGGTGTAGAGGAGTGTATTCCTTTTTTTCATTTTCGTGTGTTTGACGCAGTTAAAATTAACCAATCATAGCAAATACCTGCCATGTATTAACAGTTGATAGGTAATACAGTAGATGCTAAATGAAGATCGCAGCAGTAGAAGAATCTAAGCGAATGGGCAGCAGCGGATTAAATATAGCTAAATATCACTTACAAGTTATTTGTCAAATAAGGATTCTACAAAGATCCGGCGATTGAATACCTGAAGTTTGTCGATGGATTCACCCACTCCAATGTATTTAATGGGGATTTTAAACTGGTCGGAGATGCCGATCGCCACACCACCCTTGGCGGTTCCGTCCAGCTTGGTCAAGGCCAATGCGGTGACGGAAGTGGCTTCGGTAAAATGCTTGGCCTGCTCGATGGCATTTTGACCAGTGGTAGCATCCAGGACCAGGAGAACTTCATGGGGAGCTCCGGGCATCCTCTTTTCGATGGAATTCTTGATCTTGGTAAGTTCCTTCATCAGGTTTAGCTTGGTATGCAGACGGCCAGCCGTATCAACAATGACCACGTCATTCCCGTTCTGGATGGCGTAGTTCACTGCTTCGTAAGCCACAGCGCCGGGATCGGTATGCATTCCTTTTGAATAGAAGTCACAGCCTACCCGGTCTGCCCATATTTTCAACTGATCGACCGCCGCGGCACGGAAGGTGTCACCCGCTCCCAGGACCACTTTCATGCCTCTCTGTTTGTACTGGTAGGCAAGTTTGCCAATTGTGGTCGTTTTGCCTACACCATTGACGCCGACGACCATCATCACATAGGGCTTGACTTCCGGGACATCAAAATCTTCCTGATCTTCGGTTTTATTCTCGGTAAGTAATTGAACGATCTCATCACGCAGGATGTCGTTCAGCTCCGCGGTATTCATGTATTTATCCCGTGCGACACGGGCTTCGATCCGCTCGATGATCTTAATCGTGGTGTCCAGTCCCACATCGGAAGTAATGAGGATGTTCTCCAGTTCATCCAGAACTTCCTCGTCCACCGTTGATTTACCGGCGATAGCTTTTGTGATCTGGGAGAAGATATTGGTTTTCGTCTTCTCCAGGCCTTTATCGAGGTCTTCTTTCTTTTCCTTGGTGAAGAATTTCTTTAGGAAGCTCATAATCGTGGAATATCAACTAAGTGAAATACAAAAGGCTTTTCCAAATG harbors:
- a CDS encoding T9SS type A sorting domain-containing protein, which translates into the protein MKKRNTLLYTLFATITLIALFTNQYVAPDNGYTGAPGEGTCASCHAPANANFAGQVQLTGIPDQLYAGQEYKVNIEVRKFRGNPAYAGFEMVVLDQNNQDIGTLNQPTGVSGIITDRTLLRTYFKNVIHPTDFGNDSVVTWSVTWIAPENQTNATVNFYATAILANGDSTVLGDLAVKTQLSRILTEGGPLSVEIANVTNVQCGGDSTGAISLLVQGGTAPLSYQWSNGATTPDIQSLPAGDYTVTVTDSDTSQVVKTVTITEPANLVPQIISVTGVACNGQDNGSATLGASGGTPPYQFLWPDADTSRIRNDLAAGDYIVLVVDHADCAATLPLTIEANVFIQTNAGSIAESTPGAHDGIAYVTPSGGTPPYLIVWNTGANTDTIRQLAPGTYTVVIGDLSGCLVQDSVIVGSGTCPLAGNISVVQPDCGTGNSGSISVTFPNPTGQVTIRWSNGDTTPTILNLSPGTYTLFAEDEGTCTYRDTVIIQSTGMITLDSVRLKHPQCDGTNDGSISFTINGGVPPYRLDWSPDLPTATPDSLAAGTYILTVFDANNCTSQDTFVLLGDDNTLPFILSPSIEAYLDANGIAQVTFAQLQEAVIDNCGLDTITLSKNTFSCSELGSQQVALTARDLAGNSLNDSITIVVMDTIKPVIQPFDTLTANRCTGLNYPQILTQDNCGVDTVFLLQGTGPDGSFTVGMNLDVYQVIDFSGNASLGVLPIFIQRPTLVADLTPPSCSGRTDGSIAIDFPDAATTISTIWGNGQTGDTLKNIPGGSYIAFSADTTGCFFRDTIVLDSSAFQVVLDSIRAESPAGGYLAVHLDGGSAPYEFQWFKEEIALADTSLILDSLAAGRYHMKAQDDTGCKITSDDFLITGTSARQSWLEQNITLYPNPNNGRLWIRNDQRVIIHEAVLTNLLGQPLQRWITPSLPLQLPGISDGSYLLKINTDQGSIVKQIIILQH
- the ftsY gene encoding signal recognition particle-docking protein FtsY, with translation MSFLKKFFTKEKKEDLDKGLEKTKTNIFSQITKAIAGKSTVDEEVLDELENILITSDVGLDTTIKIIERIEARVARDKYMNTAELNDILRDEIVQLLTENKTEDQEDFDVPEVKPYVMMVVGVNGVGKTTTIGKLAYQYKQRGMKVVLGAGDTFRAAAVDQLKIWADRVGCDFYSKGMHTDPGAVAYEAVNYAIQNGNDVVIVDTAGRLHTKLNLMKELTKIKNSIEKRMPGAPHEVLLVLDATTGQNAIEQAKHFTEATSVTALALTKLDGTAKGGVAIGISDQFKIPIKYIGVGESIDKLQVFNRRIFVESLFDK